The Terriglobales bacterium region GAGCCGCAGGTGGCTCTTGATGTTGTAGCCGACCTCGGCCAGCAGCTTGCTCCCCACCAGGTGGCCGTGGGTGTCGTTGACTTGCTTGAAGTGGTCGAGGTCGATGAAGACCACGCTGAACTCGTAGCCGAAGCGAGCGGAGCGGTACACCTCGGCTTCCAGGGTCTTGTACAGGTGGCGCGCGTTGTACAGGCCGGTGCAGTCGTCGGTGATGGTGAGTTCCTGGATCTTTTCGACGGCGCGCGCGTTATCGATGGCGATGGCGGCGTAGTCGCAGAGCGCGTGCAGGAAGAACATCTCCTTCTCGACGAAGGTCTCGACCGCGCAGTTGATGAGCTGGATGACGCCCAGCACCCGCTGCTTGGACTTGAGCGGCACGCAAATGATGGAGCGGGTCTGCCACTTGGTCATCTCGTCGATGCGCTTGGCGAAACGGGGGTCGGTACGGACGTCGGGCACCAGCAGCGACTCGCCGTGCCGCGCCACCCAGCCGGCAATGCCTTCGCCCATCTTTAGGCGGACGGTCTTGAGGGCCTCGGCGGCGTCGCCCACGGCGATGGCGAAGTAGAGCTCGTCCTTGGCCTCGTCCACCATGAGCAGCGACCAGGTGTCGGGGCGGAAGTATTCCGCCATCTTGTCCATGATGGTCTGCAGCACGGAATCCAGGTTGAGCGAGGAGGTCAGGGCCTTGGCAACATCGTGGAAGATGTTGAGCTCCTGGACCTGCTTCTGGCGGTCGGCTGCGGCGGCCTCAGACATGAGTATGCGAGAACCCTCGATTCGAGGGCCAAGTGCGGCTCATTATATGCGGACTTTTTCTGCCACGCCAAGCACCTTTCACGCTCGCGAGTAGCTTCAGTAACAACCCTTACATTTCCCCAAAGTCATTGTGGAGAAAGGCCTTTGCCCCCGATTTCCGTTTGACACGCTCGGGGTGCAATCCTATGATGGCCGCAATTCATCAGTAACTCCTCCGTACACCAGCCGCAGGGCCGGGAAAGGTGTGCAGGACCATGGGATCGTTTGGCG contains the following coding sequences:
- a CDS encoding sensor domain-containing diguanylate cyclase; the protein is MSEAAAADRQKQVQELNIFHDVAKALTSSLNLDSVLQTIMDKMAEYFRPDTWSLLMVDEAKDELYFAIAVGDAAEALKTVRLKMGEGIAGWVARHGESLLVPDVRTDPRFAKRIDEMTKWQTRSIICVPLKSKQRVLGVIQLINCAVETFVEKEMFFLHALCDYAAIAIDNARAVEKIQELTITDDCTGLYNARHLYKTLEAEVYRSARFGYEFSVVFIDLDHFKQVNDTHGHLVGSKLLAEVGYNIKSHLRLIDYAFRYGGDEFVILLPQTSKDAALVVAKRILDVFRTAVMLKEDGLSLGIRASIGLASYPDDAKSAHEIIRQADEMMYVVKNSTRDNIAVAQQGMVK